In Komagataeibacter sucrofermentans DSM 15973, the genomic window GCTCGATCCCGTAGGCGGCACGGCCTATCTCGCCAAGCTGCTGACATCGATGGTCGGCATCATCAACGCCGCTGACTATGGGCGCGTGATCCATGATGCCTGGATCCGCCGCCAGTTGATCGATATCGGGCAGGACGTGGTGAACAACGCCTTTGGCGCGCGCCCCGACCTTGATGGCCCCGACCAGATCGCCGCCAGCGAGGAGGCGCTGTTTCGCCTGGCCACCGAGAAAGGGCAGGATGGCGGCTTCCTGTCCTTTGACCGCGCTCTGGCCGATGCGGTCAAGATTGCCCAGCATGCCTTTGACCGCGATGGCGACGTGGTGGGCCTGACCACCGGCCTGCGTGATCTCGACAAGAAAACCGGCGGTCTGCATCCATCCGATCTGCTGATCCTGGCCGGGCGCCCCGCCATGGGCAAGACGGCGCTGGCCACCAAGATCGCGTTCTCCGCCGCGCGCTCGCTCATGCAGGCCGCGCGCGAGGCCGAGGATGACGCCAAGCCCAAGGGCTCGGTGGCCATCTTCTCGCTGGAAATGTCGGCCGAGCAGCTCGCCACCCGTATCCTGTCCGAGCAATCCAGCGTATCGGGCGAGAAAATCCGCCGTGGCGAACTGGTGCAGAAGGAATTCGACCGCTTTGTGCAGGTCAGCCGTGAACTGTCGCAACTGCCGCTGCATATTGACGATACGCCCGCCATTACGCTCTCGGCCATGCGCACGCGCTGCCGCAGGCTGGCGCGCACCAAGGGGCTGAGCCTTGTGGTGGTCGATTACCTGCAGCTTATGCGCCCCTCGGTCGGCACCAAGGCTGATAACCGCGTGCTCGAGATCTCCATG contains:
- a CDS encoding replicative DNA helicase codes for the protein MNTIQNPPSAESRQPDSLLGALLTNNKAYDRVSDFLTGAHFADEINGKIYDAISQHIEDGKLADPVTLRIYFQNTGVLDPVGGTAYLAKLLTSMVGIINAADYGRVIHDAWIRRQLIDIGQDVVNNAFGARPDLDGPDQIAASEEALFRLATEKGQDGGFLSFDRALADAVKIAQHAFDRDGDVVGLTTGLRDLDKKTGGLHPSDLLILAGRPAMGKTALATKIAFSAARSLMQAAREAEDDAKPKGSVAIFSLEMSAEQLATRILSEQSSVSGEKIRRGELVQKEFDRFVQVSRELSQLPLHIDDTPAITLSAMRTRCRRLARTKGLSLVVVDYLQLMRPSVGTKADNRVLEISMITQGLKALAKELSVPVIALSQLSRQVESREDKRPMLSDLRESGSIEQDADAVMFVYRDQYYLQQRQPKETSYDSVDKYQTAMEEWQRKMDLAHNRAELILEKQRHGPTGTVNLFFEGEFTRFGDLDMFHDA